Proteins found in one Penaeus vannamei isolate JL-2024 chromosome 43, ASM4276789v1, whole genome shotgun sequence genomic segment:
- the LOC138860807 gene encoding cleavage and polyadenylation specificity factor subunit 6-like, whose amino-acid sequence MRFCGPTYKEWCHKGQGPPPPMKFWGPTYKEWCHKGQGPPPPMKFWGPTYKEWCHKGQGPPPPMKFWGPTYKEWCHKGQGPHPPMKFCGPTYKEWCHKGQGPPPPMKFCGPTYKEWCHKGQGPPPPMKFRGHL is encoded by the coding sequence atgaGGTTCTGTGGCCCCACCTACAAAGAATGGTGCCATAAGGGccaaggaccccctccccccatgaagtTCTGGGGCCCCACCTACAAAGAATGGTGCCATAAGGGccaaggaccccctccccccatgaagtTCTGGGGCCCCACCTACAAAGAATGGTGCCATAAGGGccaaggaccccctccccccatgaagtTCTGGGGCCCCACCTACAAAGAATGGTGCCATAAGGGCCAAGGACCCCATCCCCCCATGAAGTTCTGTGGACCCACCTACAAAGAATGGTGCCATAAGGGccaaggaccccctccccccatgaagtTCTGTGGACCCACCTACAAAGAATGGTGCCATAAGGGCCAAGGACCCCCTCCTCCCATGAAGTTCAGGGGGCATTTGTAG